From a single Rhinolophus ferrumequinum isolate MPI-CBG mRhiFer1 chromosome 15, mRhiFer1_v1.p, whole genome shotgun sequence genomic region:
- the PGLYRP1 gene encoding peptidoglycan recognition protein 1 gives MSRFCVLLAWAFLAHLGLGAAQQDQKCCGPIVPRREWKALASECVQKLELPVRYVVVSHTAGSSCDTPALCMQQAQNVQNYHARTLGFCDVGYNFLIGEDGLVYEGRGWNIKGDHTGRFWNPMSIGITFMGNYMERSPPPRALRAAKSLLACGVAQGALSSNYEVKGHRDVQKTLSPGDQLYEIIRTWPDYHE, from the exons ATGTCCCGATTCTGCGTGCTGCTCGCCTGGGCCTTCCTCGCTCACCTTGGACTCGGAGCAGCGCAACAAGACCAGAAATGCTGCGGCCCCATCGTGCCCCGGAGAGAGTGGAAGGCCCTGGCGTCTGAGTGCGTCCAGAAACTGGAGCTGCCCGTGCGCTATGTGGTGGTGTCACACACGGCAGGTAGCTCCTGCGACACCCCGGCCTTGTGCATGCAGCAGGCCCAGAACGTGCAGAACTACCACGCGCGAACGCTGGGCTTCTGCGACGTGGGCTACAA CTTCCTGATTGGAGAAGACGGGCTCGTGTATGAGGGCCGGGGCTGGAACATCAAGGGTGACCACACGGGTCGCTTCTGGAACCCCATGTCCATCGGTATCACCTTCATGGGCAACTACATGG AGCGGTCACCCCCGCCCCGGGCCCTCCGGGCAGCTAAGAGTCTGCTGGCTTGTGGTGTGGCTCAAGGAGCCCTGAGCTCTAACTACGAGGTCAAAGGACATCGGGATGTGCAGAAGACGCTCTCTCCAGGTGACCAGCTGTACGAAATCATCCGGACCTGGCCAGACTACCACGAATGA